The DNA window GCAGTTCCATCCATGGAACTGTTATAATCCGGCTTCCTTTAATCTCTCTGCCTGAGCTGACTAACAACCAAAATCTGCACATCCTGTCAGATTTTGCCACACGCTCGCGCCTTGCAAAGCAAGCCTTCGCTGCGCACGGCGCAGTTCCATCCATGGAACTGTTATAATCCGGCTTCCTTTAATCTCTCTGCCTGATCAAAGGAGAACAGAGCATCCAAAATGTCGTCCATTTCGCCTTCCATGAAACGGTCGAGGCTGTATGAGGTTACGTTGATGCGGTGGTCTGTCACCCTGTTCTGAGGGTAGTTGTATGTTCTGATCCTTTCGCTTCTGTCGCCGGAGCCCACCTGAAGCTTTCTGCTTTCGGCGCGCTCGTCAGCCTGTTTGCGGATCTCTATCTCAAGTATCTTTGATTTAAGGTGCTTAAGCGCCTTCTCACGGTTTTTTATCTGGCTTCTCTCATCCTGACAGGTGACCACAATCCCTGTGGGGATATGGGTCATACGCACGGCTGAGTCAGTGGTGTTTACGTGCTGCCCGCCTGCACCGCTGGCACGGTACACATCCACCTTGATGTCTGTCGGGTTCACATCTATCTCCACATCCTCCGCCTCAGGCAGAACCGCCACAGTGCACGCTGATGTGTGTATGCGTCCGCCGGACTCGGTTTCGGGGATACGCTGAACCCTGTGACCGCCGGATTCATACTTCAGGCGGCTGTAAGCGCCCTTACCCTTCACCATGAAGACTATCTCCTTGTAACCGCCCACGCCTGTCTCATTGAAATCGATTATTTCGGTCTTCCAGCGCTGGTTTTCCGCATAGCGGGTGTACATCCTGTAAAGCGCAGCAGAGAAAAGCGAAGCCTCATCCCCGCCCGTTCCGGCACGGACTTCCACATATATGTTTTTATCATCGTAAGGATCTTTCTTAACGAGAAGAAGCTTAAGCTCCTCACCCAAGGTTTCCAGTTTTTCCCTGCCTTCTTCAATCTCCATCTCCGCAAGCTCACGCAGATCAGCATCATTTGAAGTTTCAAGAATGCTCTTAGCCTCAGCTATCGAAGTCTTAACACCCTTGTACTCCTCATACTTTTCCACAACTCCGCGAAGCTCGGAATGCTCTTTGGCAAGCTTCTGAAACGCTTTGGGATCCTTCGCCGCCGCAGGGTCATTTACCTTGCGCGTAAGATCTTCATACCTGATGACTACTTCTTCCAGTTTGTCGAACATTGTTTATTCCTATTATTTAATAATCCGTTGTATCCGAGGGAACTTTTAGGGAAAAAACGTTCTATCGGACTATCTTCCAAAAATCGAATTTCCTGCGGAGCAATCACGCTTTTTTAAGGGGTAAGGGGAAGCTTTTTCCGGAAAAAGTTTCCCCTTATAAATTATTTAAAAAAATTTTTACACTACCTCTATCCCTTCCGGAAGTTCCTGATCCAAGGCTGCTTTCAGGGAGATGATCGCTATTTCGAGTTGTTTGTCGTCGGGTTCTCTGGTGGTTATTTTCTGCACCCAGAGGCCGGGGGTGATGAATATTTTAAGCAGCGGGTTTCCGCAGTGGCGGCCGCTGAATTTCAGTATTTCGTAAGATATGCCTGCAATAAGCGGGATGAACACGACCCTTGCGCCGAGTTTGATTAAAAAGTGCGAATCGTTCGGTATGAGTGAGAACGAGAGTATGCACACCGCCATAACTATTATTATGAAGCTTGTTCCGCATCTGGGGTGGAGTCTGCCCATTTTACGTGCGTTTTCCACCGTAAGTTCCTGCCCGGCCTCAAAGGTGTAGATAACCTTATGCTCAGCGCCGTGGTATTGAAAAACACGCTGAATATCCTTAAAAAAGGATATTATCCACACATACAGCACAAAGAAAATCACCCTGATAACGCCGTCGATCGCGTTGTACAGCAGGGATGAGGTTTCAACAGCGGGCAGTATATGTTTGGAGAGATCCGTAAGCAGCAGAGGCAGATATACAAACAGCAGCAGACCGAGACCCAGTCCGCCCGCCATGCTGAAAAACATGCCGACTTTGCTTACCTGCTCCTCTCCTTCGCCTGTGGAGTGGTATGCGCTGAAATTAAGCGCCTTTATGCCGAGAACAAGAGCGTCATAGAGGGCAATAAGTCCTCTGAGCACAGGCTTTTTCAGCCATTTATTCCTGTCCAGACTCACGTCCTGTTTTTTGATTATTATGTTATCGTCCGGTTTTCTTACTGCGATTACGAATCTGCTGGGCGCGCGCATCATTACACCCTCAATAACCGCCTGTCCGCCTACGTCAAATTTTGCCATTAAACATTCCTTATAAAAAATATCATGGGATAATATATACGATTTTTGAGATACTTAAAGGTTTAAAAAATACGCTAGCGCTCTTTTTCTGAAAGGAGGGTTCTGTATTTTTCTCTGACTTCTTTTGCCTTGCCGCAGGTGAAAGCCCCCTCAGGGCATGCGCCTGAAACACAGCCGGGGCCTGAGTCCTTAAATATGGACGGAGCAATTTTCATACATTCGACAAGCATAAGTTCGGCCATTTTCCTTATTTCCCACTGCGCCCTGTTGCAGCAGCGTATGCGGAAAAAGTGGATGAGTTCACGGGCATTCATAGTGACTATGATTTTGGTTTCACAGGCATTCGGGAGAACATAGCGCGCGTCCTCAGCGGGAACACCTTTTGAGGCGAGGAGGTCATAAGCCTTTGCCACCTCTCCCATTATGCGTTCAAATTCCTGCTTTGCCTCAGAATCAGCCGCAACGGTTTCGGGAATAATATATTCAAACCCGCCGCCGTGCTTAACGTATCTCTGTGATTTCTGGGAGTAGCTTGCTATGCGATGTCTGACAAGCTGATGGGTGAGCGCTCTGGATACACCTTCAATGCCGAAAGTGAATGAGACATGCTCAAGAACGGAATGGTGACCGATGGAAACGATTTTCTCTATGAATTTTGTCTGCTCGGTGGAGGAGACTTTTTCAAAGAGATCATCAATACCTGCATCGGAATAGCAGAGCTTGGCAGCCATAGCTGCCGTAAGTTCACCTTCTGCGGTGCAGTTCAGCAGGCGGACGTTTATTTCCGCCGGCTGGAAATCAGCAGAACCGCTTTTCTGCCCGCACATATGTGAAATTAACCCTGTGCTTTACCGTATTTCTTCATGAATTTCTCAACGCGGCCTGCCGTGTCGAGGAATTTCTGTTTGCCGGTGAAGAAGGGGTGGCACTCAGAGCAGATAGCAACGGCTGCTTTAGCAGGGTTAACTGTGGATTTTGTTTTAATCTCGTTACCGCATGCGCATCTGAAAGACACTTCTTTGTAATCAGGGTGGATACCTTTTTTCATCTTAATGTACCTCTATATTTTATAATGCAAAAACCAGCGTCCTGCGGTTTTTGCATACACGCTCGCGCCGAAACAAGTTCGGCTTCGCTGAGCACGGCGCGGTTTCTTCCTGAAACCGTATCTTAACCGCATCATGCACAAAACTGCGCACGGCCTGCATATATTTTCCTTTATCGGCGCAGTCTGTATAAAATAAGACGCACCGAACTATAGGTCAAGGGTAGAGGTTATATCACAACCGCAAACCCTTTTCAAGATCAAACCTGTAATCCCGACACTTTCGGAAATTACAGGCCTGGAACGCCTATTTACCCATAGATTCTTTACATAGTCGAAAAAACCAGCATCCTGCTGTTTTTTCTTATCGCTTCACCCGAAGAAACTTCGGGCTTGCTCCGCTGCGCGAGCCGCATCATGCGGCCTGCAACGCCTACTTACCCATAGATTCAAGGAAGCCGATATTATTCTTAGTGCCCTTCATTTTATCAAGCAGGAATTCCATAGCGTCCACAGCGTTCATGTTGCTGAGGAATCTGCGGAGAATCCATACTTTGTTGAGCTCGTTTTCGCCGAGGAGAAGCTCTTCCCTTCTGGTTCCGGACTTGTTGATGTCGATAGCGGGGAAAGTTCTTTTCTCAACGAGACGCCTGTCAAGGTGAAGCTCCATGTTGCCCGTACCTTTGAACTCCTCGAAGATAACCTCGTCCATTCTGGAGCCGGTGTCAACAAGGGCAGTGGCTATGATGGTAAGGCTGCCGCCCTCCTCAATGTTTCTGGCTGCGCCGAAAAATCTCTTGGGCTTATGAAGCGCGTTAGAGTCCACACCGCCTGAAAGAACCTTGCCGCTGGGCGGTTCGATGGAGTTGTAGGCTCTGGCAAGCCTTGTTATAGAGTCCAGAAGGATACATACGTCACGGCCGTGTTCAACAAGCCTTTTAGCTTTATTGAGAACCATTTCGGAAACCTGCACGTGTCTGTATGCCGGTTCGTCGAATGTTGAGCTCACAACCTCAGCGTTAACGGAACGCTGCATGTCCGTAACCTCTTCGGGACGTTCATCTATAAGAAGGATGATCATGTAGACTTCGGGATGATTTTTGGTAATGCTGTTTGCGATGGATTTAAGAAGCATCGTTTTACCCGTTTTCGGGGGGGCAACGATGAGACCCCTCTGTCCTTTACCCACAGGGGCGATGAGGTTCATTATCCTCGTGTCGTAATGAGTGGGGAAGGCCTCAAGCTCCAGCCTTTCCTCAGGGAAAAGGGGCGTAAGGTTTTCAAAGAGGTTCCTCTGTCTGGCGGGTTCCTCAAAGTTGACCTGCTCAACCTTGAGCAGTGCGAAGTATTTCTCATTGTCCTTCGGGGGTCTGATCTCCCCCGCTATTGTGTCGCCGTTGCGAAGACCGAATTTCCTTATCTGAGCGGGAGAAACGTATATA is part of the Geovibrio ferrireducens genome and encodes:
- the rpmE gene encoding 50S ribosomal protein L31, which produces MKKGIHPDYKEVSFRCACGNEIKTKSTVNPAKAAVAICSECHPFFTGKQKFLDTAGRVEKFMKKYGKAQG
- the prfA gene encoding peptide chain release factor 1 — its product is MFDKLEEVVIRYEDLTRKVNDPAAAKDPKAFQKLAKEHSELRGVVEKYEEYKGVKTSIAEAKSILETSNDADLRELAEMEIEEGREKLETLGEELKLLLVKKDPYDDKNIYVEVRAGTGGDEASLFSAALYRMYTRYAENQRWKTEIIDFNETGVGGYKEIVFMVKGKGAYSRLKYESGGHRVQRIPETESGGRIHTSACTVAVLPEAEDVEIDVNPTDIKVDVYRASGAGGQHVNTTDSAVRMTHIPTGIVVTCQDERSQIKNREKALKHLKSKILEIEIRKQADERAESRKLQVGSGDRSERIRTYNYPQNRVTDHRINVTSYSLDRFMEGEMDDILDALFSFDQAERLKEAGL
- the thyX gene encoding FAD-dependent thymidylate synthase, with product MNVRLLNCTAEGELTAAMAAKLCYSDAGIDDLFEKVSSTEQTKFIEKIVSIGHHSVLEHVSFTFGIEGVSRALTHQLVRHRIASYSQKSQRYVKHGGGFEYIIPETVAADSEAKQEFERIMGEVAKAYDLLASKGVPAEDARYVLPNACETKIIVTMNARELIHFFRIRCCNRAQWEIRKMAELMLVECMKIAPSIFKDSGPGCVSGACPEGAFTCGKAKEVREKYRTLLSEKER
- the rho gene encoding transcription termination factor Rho: MNLNDLKKKSIEDLVAIANSVEIENSANLLKQELIFEILKSTSARNGHIFGQGVLEILPDGFGFLRSTDYNYLPGPDDIYVSPAQIRKFGLRNGDTIAGEIRPPKDNEKYFALLKVEQVNFEEPARQRNLFENLTPLFPEERLELEAFPTHYDTRIMNLIAPVGKGQRGLIVAPPKTGKTMLLKSIANSITKNHPEVYMIILLIDERPEEVTDMQRSVNAEVVSSTFDEPAYRHVQVSEMVLNKAKRLVEHGRDVCILLDSITRLARAYNSIEPPSGKVLSGGVDSNALHKPKRFFGAARNIEEGGSLTIIATALVDTGSRMDEVIFEEFKGTGNMELHLDRRLVEKRTFPAIDINKSGTRREELLLGENELNKVWILRRFLSNMNAVDAMEFLLDKMKGTKNNIGFLESMGK
- a CDS encoding DUF1385 domain-containing protein — protein: MAKFDVGGQAVIEGVMMRAPSRFVIAVRKPDDNIIIKKQDVSLDRNKWLKKPVLRGLIALYDALVLGIKALNFSAYHSTGEGEEQVSKVGMFFSMAGGLGLGLLLFVYLPLLLTDLSKHILPAVETSSLLYNAIDGVIRVIFFVLYVWIISFFKDIQRVFQYHGAEHKVIYTFEAGQELTVENARKMGRLHPRCGTSFIIIVMAVCILSFSLIPNDSHFLIKLGARVVFIPLIAGISYEILKFSGRHCGNPLLKIFITPGLWVQKITTREPDDKQLEIAIISLKAALDQELPEGIEVV